The stretch of DNA GGTGAAGACGTGCTCGGGATGCTTGAAGCTCTTGAACTCCAGCGCGTTGCCGCTCGGGTCGAGGAGGAACATGGTGGCCTGCTCTCCCGGCTGCCCCGCGTAGCGGATTCGGGGCTCGAGGATGAACGCAATGCCGGCCCCGCGGATGCGCTCGGCCAGGGCCGAAAATGCGTCCCACTCGAGCAGCGCCCCGAAATGCGGCATCGGCACGTGAATGCCCTCGACCTGCCCGGTGTTCCGGGTGGGGATC from Gemmatimonadales bacterium encodes:
- a CDS encoding VOC family protein, with protein sequence MPQPFHYAFFIRDLASTRRFYGDVLGCREGRSTDTWVDFDFFGNQISAHTTGAVIPTRNTGQVEGIHVPMPHFGALLEWDAFSALAERIRGAGIAFILEPRIRYAGQPGEQATMFLLDPSGNALEFKSFKHPEHVFTA